The Rhizobiaceae bacterium genome contains the following window.
CGCCGCGCGGAAGCCGACGCGCTTCGGCTCGGCCTCGATCTCGGCGTGACGTTGCTCGACACCGCGGAAATGTATGCCGAGGGCGGCGCGGAGGAAGTCGTCGCGGACGCGATGGAGGGGCGACGCGACGAGGTTTTCCTCGTATCGAAATTTCTGCCGTCCAACGCATCGGGCAGGCGCGTGCCGGAGGCCTGCGAGCGCTCGCTAAGGCGGTTGCGCACCGACCGTATTGATCTCTACCTTTACCATTGGCGCGGCTCCGCGCCGCTGGCCGATACGGTCGGCGCATTGGAGGCGCTGCGGCAGGCGGGCAAGATCCGGCATTGGGGCGTGTCCAATTTCGACATCGACGACATGCAGGAGATCAGCTCCCGATCGGACGGCGCGCATGTGGCCACGAACCAGCTTCTCTACAATCTCGCGCGGCGCGGCATCGAATTCGACCTGCTGCCATGGCTTCGCGGCAAGGGCATTCCGGTCATGGCCTATTCGCCCGTCGATCAGGGGTCACTCACGACCGACAAGCGCATTGCGGCAGTGGCAAAGCGCCACGGAGCGACCGTCGCCCAGATCGCACTTGCATGGACGATGCGCGCCGATGGCGTCATCTCGATCCCCAAGGCGGTGAAGCCGGAGCATGTGCGCCAGAACCGCGCTGCCGCCGATATCATGCTCTCGGAAGAAGACCTTGCCGAGCTCGACCGCGCCTTCCCGCCGCCGAACCGCAAACGTTCGCTCGAAATGATCTGAAGCCGCGCGAGTTGAGGCCAACCGCACGCAACGGTTTGGCATTGCCTCTTGCGGTGTTATCCCATATGTGAACAATGTATTCACAAAAGAATATGGGAGGACTATATGAGCTTGCCTCGGGCCGAATCCGGCGCGGATGCGAACGACGACCTGCCTTTGAGCGGCATCGTCGTGCTGGATATGAGCCAGTTTCTCTCCGGTCCCTATTGTTCGCTGCGCCTGCTGGATCTGGGCGCGCGCGTCATCAAGATCGAGCGTCCCGACGGTGGCGACCTGTCGCGCAGGCTCTACCTGAGCGATACGGAGATCGGCGGGGATTCCACACTGTTCCATGCGATCAATCGCGGCAAGGAAAGCCTCGCCATCGACCTCAAGAACAAGGCCGATCTCGACGCACTTCGAGCGCTCATCGGCAAGGCGGATGTGCTGATCCAGAATTTCAGGCCGGGCGTGATCGGGCGGCTCGGCCTCGACTACGAGGCCGTCAGGAAGATCAATCCCGGCATCGTATATGCGTCGATCAGCGGCTATGGCGAGGAAGGCCCATGGGTGGACCGGCCCGGACAGGACTTGCTGGCGCAATCGCGGTCCGGCCTGATGTGGCTGAACGGCGATGAAGAGCAGGGACCCGTTCCTTTCGGGTTGGCCGTGGCCGATATGCTGGCGGGCGCTGCCGCCTGCCAGGGCATTCTGGCGGCGCTGGTGAAGCGGAGCGTCCGCGGCCGGGGCAGCCATGTCGAGACGAGCCTGCTGGAAGCGCTGGTCGATTTCCAGTTCGAGGTGCTGACCACCTATCTCAATGACGGAGGCCGCCTGCCGAAACGTTCGAACTTTCGCTCCGCGCATGCCTATCTGTCGGCACCCTACGGCGTATATCCCGCCAGCGACGGATTTCTCGCCATCGCCATGACGCCCATCCCGACGCTTGCCGAGCTCCTGGATCTGAAGGAGGAGCTCGGTGCCTTTGCCGACGATCCGGCGAGCTGGTTCAGGGAACGCGACAATATCAAGCAGATCATCGCACGCAGAATCTCACAAAAGACCACGGATGAATGGCTGGCCGTGCTTGAACCGGCCGACATCTGGTGCGCCAAGGTGCTGAACTGGCAGGAATTGCTTGCCAGCGAAGGTTTTTCCATTCTCGACATGCTCCAGACGGTGGAGCGCGAGGACAATGTGTCGATCAACACGACGCGCGCACCGCTTCGCATCGACGGCGTGCGGCCACGTGTCTCGCGCGCAGCCCCGCGCGTCGGGGAACATTCCGAAATGATCCGCAAGGAGTTCGGGCTTTGAGCGCACGCCTCAGAGGCATGACGTGGAGCCATCCGCGCGGCTATGACCCCATGATCGCTTGCAGCGCGGCATGGACGGCGACCTCCGGTATCGGCATCGAATGGGACAAGCGATCCTTGCAGGATTTCGAATCCTTTCCGGTCGAGCAACTGGCCCGCGCCTATGACCTGATCGTCATCGACCACCCGCATGTCGGGCAGATCACCGCCGAGAATTGCCTCGAACCGCTGGACATAGAGGGTCGTGAAGCGGAGCGCGACGCGCTGATGAAGGGAAGCGTCGGCCAATCCTATCCAAGCTACAATTGGCAGGGGCGGCAATGGGCTTTTCCAATTGATGCCGCGGCGCAGGTCCAGGCCATTCGCCCCGACCTGATCGACGCCGCGCCGCATCGCTGGGACGAGGTTTTGGAACTGGCGCGACAGGGCCGGGCGCTGCTGCCGATGCGCCCGCCGCATTCGCTCATGACGTTCTTCACGCTTGCGGCCAATCTCGGCACGCCATGCGCGACCGAAGGCAGGCTAGTCGAGCCGCGCGACGGCGCGCGCGTGTTCGAGATGATCCGCGAAATCGTCGAACTGGTCGATCCGATCTGCTTCGACATGGACCCGATTGCCGTTTCGGAACGCATGGCGACGCCCGAATCGCGGATCGCCTGCGCGCCGCTGATCTATGGTTATGTGAGCTATGCAGTGGAAGGATTTCGTCCGCGCGGATTGCGCTTTGCCGACATACCGGCAGCCGGCGAGCTTGGCCCCACGGGATCGGCGCTCGGCGGCACGGGAATCGCGGTCTCCGCATTCAGCAGGTCGAAGCAGGCAGCCGTCGATTTCGTCTGTTTCGTCGCAAGCGGCGAGGTGCAGCGCACGATCTATGCGCAGTCGGGTGGACAGCCGGGACACGCGGCAGCATGGGACGACGATGCCGTGAACGATGCCACCGGTAATTTCTATCGCGCCACCCGCAAGACACTCGAAGGCGCGTGGGTGCGGCCGCGCCACGATGGATATATGGACTTCCAGCAGGGGGCGTCCGATTGCATCAATCAGGGCCTGACGGAGAAACGCCGGGCGTCCGATGTGATCGCCGATCTCAACGGGCTGTTTCAGAAGAGCTTCTAGATCTTCCAGATACGCCTCGCATTACCGGACAGAAGCGCGGATCGCTCTTCGTTCGAGCAACCCTGCAACAGAGCGTGGGTCGCGGCAACCCATTGCGCCAACCCGCCGCCAAGCGTGCAGACTGGCCAGTCGCTGCCCCATACCACACGGTCCCATCCGAAGCAGGCTATGACGTGCTCGACGTATGGGCGCAGCGTATCGACCGTCCAGTTTTCAGAATCGGCATAGGCGACGACGCCGGAGATTTTCGCCGTAACGTTGGGACGTCGGGAGATTTCGGCAATGTGTTCCCGCCATGGATGTTCGGCGTTGCCCTTGATGTCAGGGACGCCGC
Protein-coding sequences here:
- a CDS encoding CoA transferase, giving the protein MSLPRAESGADANDDLPLSGIVVLDMSQFLSGPYCSLRLLDLGARVIKIERPDGGDLSRRLYLSDTEIGGDSTLFHAINRGKESLAIDLKNKADLDALRALIGKADVLIQNFRPGVIGRLGLDYEAVRKINPGIVYASISGYGEEGPWVDRPGQDLLAQSRSGLMWLNGDEEQGPVPFGLAVADMLAGAAACQGILAALVKRSVRGRGSHVETSLLEALVDFQFEVLTTYLNDGGRLPKRSNFRSAHAYLSAPYGVYPASDGFLAIAMTPIPTLAELLDLKEELGAFADDPASWFRERDNIKQIIARRISQKTTDEWLAVLEPADIWCAKVLNWQELLASEGFSILDMLQTVEREDNVSINTTRAPLRIDGVRPRVSRAAPRVGEHSEMIRKEFGL
- a CDS encoding extracellular solute-binding protein, translating into MSARLRGMTWSHPRGYDPMIACSAAWTATSGIGIEWDKRSLQDFESFPVEQLARAYDLIVIDHPHVGQITAENCLEPLDIEGREAERDALMKGSVGQSYPSYNWQGRQWAFPIDAAAQVQAIRPDLIDAAPHRWDEVLELARQGRALLPMRPPHSLMTFFTLAANLGTPCATEGRLVEPRDGARVFEMIREIVELVDPICFDMDPIAVSERMATPESRIACAPLIYGYVSYAVEGFRPRGLRFADIPAAGELGPTGSALGGTGIAVSAFSRSKQAAVDFVCFVASGEVQRTIYAQSGGQPGHAAAWDDDAVNDATGNFYRATRKTLEGAWVRPRHDGYMDFQQGASDCINQGLTEKRRASDVIADLNGLFQKSF
- a CDS encoding aldo/keto reductase; the protein is MTLRTTKLPSGESVPVLGQGTWNMGNDPRRRRAEADALRLGLDLGVTLLDTAEMYAEGGAEEVVADAMEGRRDEVFLVSKFLPSNASGRRVPEACERSLRRLRTDRIDLYLYHWRGSAPLADTVGALEALRQAGKIRHWGVSNFDIDDMQEISSRSDGAHVATNQLLYNLARRGIEFDLLPWLRGKGIPVMAYSPVDQGSLTTDKRIAAVAKRHGATVAQIALAWTMRADGVISIPKAVKPEHVRQNRAAADIMLSEEDLAELDRAFPPPNRKRSLEMI